The following coding sequences are from one Paenibacillus sp. JDR-2 window:
- a CDS encoding ABC transporter permease — MELGTRVTGTTGKTEARAQLWKRFKKQKTLHLFVGLGMIFLLVFAYTPMFGILMAFKQYSISTGIKGIFTSEWVGLKHFKEFVNDYQFGMIVRNTLVLSLLKVFFAFPAPILLAILLSEVKNAQFKRFVQTVSYLPHFISWVVVAGIAFAFLSTDVGMVNKALLGLGLIDKPLDVLTNPNYFWGFATGSAVWKEMGWWTIIFLAAIAGINPSLYEAAQIDGAGRLARIRHITFPGMKGTIVVVLILTIGSILGGGLVGSNFEQAFLFGNSINNPTSEIVQTYAFKVGLRDGRFSYAASIDLIQSVISVILIFSSNYIAKRTSGSSLF, encoded by the coding sequence ATGGAGTTGGGTACTCGGGTAACGGGAACAACGGGAAAAACAGAAGCACGAGCACAGTTATGGAAGCGGTTTAAAAAACAAAAAACGCTGCACCTGTTCGTTGGGCTAGGCATGATTTTTTTGCTGGTTTTTGCCTATACGCCGATGTTCGGCATTCTAATGGCATTTAAGCAGTATTCCATCTCAACCGGAATTAAGGGCATTTTTACGAGCGAATGGGTGGGGTTGAAGCATTTCAAGGAATTCGTTAACGACTACCAGTTCGGGATGATCGTTCGAAATACGCTGGTCTTGAGTCTTTTGAAAGTCTTTTTCGCTTTTCCGGCTCCCATATTGCTTGCCATTCTATTGAGTGAAGTGAAGAATGCGCAATTTAAGCGTTTTGTTCAAACGGTCAGCTATTTGCCCCATTTCATTTCGTGGGTTGTCGTCGCAGGGATCGCTTTCGCATTCCTGTCTACGGATGTCGGGATGGTCAATAAGGCACTTTTAGGACTTGGTTTGATCGACAAACCGCTTGACGTACTAACAAATCCCAATTACTTCTGGGGCTTCGCGACGGGAAGCGCCGTATGGAAGGAAATGGGCTGGTGGACGATTATCTTCCTGGCCGCTATAGCGGGCATCAACCCGTCGCTGTACGAAGCCGCGCAGATCGACGGAGCGGGCCGCTTGGCTCGAATTCGGCATATAACGTTTCCCGGAATGAAAGGAACGATCGTGGTCGTGCTTATTCTGACAATCGGAAGCATTCTGGGCGGAGGGTTGGTCGGCTCCAACTTCGAGCAGGCTTTCCTGTTCGGCAACAGCATCAACAATCCAACCTCGGAGATCGTGCAAACCTATGCGTTTAAGGTCGGATTAAGAGACGGAAGATTCTCTTATGCGGCATCGATCGATTTGATTCAATCCGTCATTTCCGTCATTCTGATTTTCTCCAGCAACTACATTGCCAAACGCACTTCGGGTTCAAGTCTATTCTAG
- a CDS encoding carbohydrate ABC transporter permease: MQLSQKQKDRFMDVLVYALLAILTLSMLYPFYYVLILSFNKGTDSLLGGVYLWPRTFTFENYARFLDDPHWYRAFLVTIMRTLAGTALGVLFTCLVAYGLSHRDLLFRKSYFTVIIFAMYFSGGLIPYYVVLRSVGLLNTFGVYVIPSMLSTFFLLIAISFFREIPSELKESAHMDGAGELVIFYRIMLPVSMPLIATMSLFLGVGQWNSWLDSAYFVQSEGLRTLAFRMMEVINKSNAPMDAIAVANSASAGVTSYSLQVAAMVISIAPIVCVYPFLQRFFIQGIMLGSVKG, translated from the coding sequence ATGCAGCTCAGCCAGAAACAAAAAGATCGTTTCATGGATGTCTTGGTTTATGCACTACTAGCCATTCTGACGTTATCCATGCTTTATCCGTTTTATTACGTTCTGATTCTTTCCTTCAATAAAGGAACCGATTCGCTTCTCGGTGGCGTTTACCTATGGCCGAGAACCTTCACCTTTGAAAATTACGCGAGGTTTTTGGATGATCCTCACTGGTACCGCGCATTTTTGGTCACGATTATGAGAACGCTTGCAGGAACCGCCTTGGGCGTCCTTTTTACCTGCTTGGTCGCGTATGGGCTTTCGCACCGAGATCTGCTTTTCCGCAAAAGTTACTTCACGGTCATCATTTTCGCGATGTACTTTTCCGGCGGTTTGATTCCGTATTACGTCGTTCTGCGCTCCGTCGGATTGCTGAACACGTTTGGCGTCTATGTCATTCCTTCCATGCTGAGCACGTTTTTTCTGCTCATAGCCATCTCGTTCTTCCGGGAAATTCCGAGCGAATTAAAAGAATCGGCTCATATGGACGGGGCCGGCGAGCTTGTTATTTTCTACCGGATCATGCTGCCCGTCTCGATGCCGCTAATCGCAACCATGTCGCTATTCCTGGGGGTTGGTCAATGGAACTCATGGCTCGATTCCGCGTACTTCGTGCAGTCTGAAGGTCTACGGACGCTAGCATTCCGGATGATGGAGGTTATTAATAAGAGCAACGCTCCGATGGATGCGATAGCGGTTGCGAACAGTGCCTCGGCGGGCGTCACCAGCTATTCGCTTCAGGTAGCGGCCATGGTCATCTCAATCGCGCCTATCGTATGCGTCTATCCGTTTCTTCAAAGATTTTTCATTCAAGGCATTATGCTGGGTTCCGTGAAGGGCTGA
- a CDS encoding extracellular solute-binding protein, whose amino-acid sequence MNRNKGKKALLLSLILMMTIALMSACGGNNNNDGQKENAGTANPSETSSEPPAKNNEVKELSLFIDASWYPVKEWKGSVAEKITEKTGIKLKVTVATDDKQLPLMIASGDLPDLVFTYANIDRMSDSKLSYPWNELIEKYAPDFKIDPTRIAIHTMDDGNFYTVRNSFATQEEMAQNKYSLGSDGNPGIAVREDILKELGNPPIDTIDNFVKVLGMVKQKYPDMVPLIMDKDWIEQYFLQQFGVEGLLDGWYERDGKVDYAIRQPEMLEFFKFMNRLYREGDILAENFAYTNDQIDDQYATSGKAFAHSHTVSIADMDNIKVKNAGGSYKFQMLPSAISKNAKAVSSGLGFAGTFITKKNKDPEASIKFLQYLASDEGKKLTMFGVEGEHWTWNDEGYPNLKYDPSDADFVNSNGIKWWYLYNDGVTEGMLSYVPGAQKTKALMEKKEFTVYKPELGLIQLQPDSEEKTIKTKIDEMIKNEKVKIYLAKSEEEAVANYETMVKNAEKIGLDRLVDWANQTYQKKKDLFNK is encoded by the coding sequence TTGAACAGAAACAAAGGGAAGAAGGCTCTGCTCCTATCGCTCATCCTTATGATGACGATAGCGCTGATGTCCGCATGCGGCGGCAATAACAACAATGACGGCCAGAAGGAAAACGCGGGTACCGCTAATCCGTCCGAAACATCCTCGGAACCGCCCGCAAAAAACAACGAAGTGAAGGAGCTTTCCTTGTTTATCGATGCCTCGTGGTATCCGGTAAAAGAATGGAAGGGATCCGTTGCCGAGAAAATTACCGAAAAGACGGGAATCAAGCTGAAAGTAACGGTCGCTACGGATGACAAGCAGCTTCCGCTGATGATCGCATCCGGCGATCTTCCGGATCTGGTCTTTACGTATGCCAACATCGACCGGATGTCCGATTCGAAGCTTTCCTATCCATGGAATGAACTAATCGAGAAATATGCGCCGGATTTTAAGATCGATCCGACAAGAATTGCGATCCACACGATGGATGACGGCAATTTCTACACCGTGCGCAATTCCTTCGCAACCCAGGAGGAAATGGCTCAGAACAAATATTCGCTAGGAAGTGACGGAAACCCGGGTATCGCGGTGCGCGAAGATATTCTGAAGGAGCTGGGAAATCCGCCGATTGACACCATCGATAACTTCGTAAAGGTTCTCGGCATGGTCAAACAAAAATACCCGGACATGGTTCCCCTGATCATGGATAAGGATTGGATTGAGCAATATTTCCTGCAGCAGTTCGGAGTCGAGGGTCTTCTGGACGGCTGGTACGAGCGGGATGGAAAAGTAGATTATGCGATAAGGCAGCCGGAAATGCTGGAATTTTTCAAATTCATGAACCGTCTTTACCGCGAAGGGGATATTCTGGCGGAGAACTTCGCCTATACGAACGATCAGATCGACGATCAGTATGCAACCAGCGGAAAGGCGTTTGCGCACAGCCATACGGTCAGCATAGCCGACATGGATAATATCAAGGTCAAGAACGCGGGCGGATCTTATAAATTCCAAATGCTGCCTAGCGCCATTTCGAAAAATGCGAAAGCCGTCAGCTCGGGACTAGGCTTCGCAGGCACGTTCATTACGAAGAAAAACAAGGATCCCGAGGCTTCGATCAAATTCCTTCAATACCTCGCGAGCGACGAAGGAAAGAAATTAACCATGTTTGGCGTCGAAGGCGAGCATTGGACTTGGAACGACGAGGGCTATCCGAATTTGAAATATGATCCGTCCGATGCCGATTTCGTGAACAGCAACGGTATCAAATGGTGGTACTTGTACAACGATGGCGTGACGGAAGGAATGCTGAGCTATGTACCGGGGGCTCAGAAGACGAAAGCCTTGATGGAGAAAAAAGAATTTACGGTATACAAACCGGAGCTTGGCTTGATTCAATTGCAGCCGGATTCGGAAGAGAAGACGATTAAAACGAAGATCGACGAAATGATTAAAAACGAGAAGGTCAAAATTTATTTGGCGAAATCGGAAGAAGAAGCCGTGGCAAACTACGAGACCATGGTGAAGAACGCGGAGAAGATCGGCTTGGACCGCTTGGTGGATTGGGCAAACCAAACCTATCAGAAGAAGAAAGACCTGTTTAATAAATAA
- a CDS encoding glycosyl hydrolase family 95 catalytic domain-containing protein: MPENNREHEDTLLYHSPAKQWEEALPIGNGRLGAMIFGDPRAERVQLNEDSLWYGGPRDRHNPDALPNLAEIRKLIFEGKLQEAERLASLALTAIPESQRHYVPLGDLFLRFEHAAEIRNYERRLDLSEAIVHVSYTAGETKFAREIFASYPDRAIVLRLTADSPGQISFTARMGRERFRYVDEIRAEEGRIVMCGNSGGGVRYCGVLACVPEGGSMRTIGEHLVVSNADAVLLVVTASTDFREADPEAAALGDAGRVAAAAYSELKASHISDYRSLYDRTRLWIGAESGLKPEISETSERLVNVKAGREDPGLTALYFHYGRYLLIASSRPGSLPANLQGIWNKDMLPAWDSKFTININTQMNYWPAESCYLPECHLPLFELIERMIPNGRHTARSMYGCRGSAAHHNTDIWADTAPQDLWPSSTYWPLGLAWLSLHLWEHYRYGGDTAFLERVYPMMKEAAVFLLDYLVELPSGEWVTSPSVSPENTYRLPNGETGVLCYGPSMDSQIARELFQACAAAGERIGSNDELLGELRQAIDKLPPPRIGRYGQLLEWYEDYEEVEPGHRHISHLFALHPGTQITPDKTPELSAAARRTLERRLANGGGHTGWSRAWIINFWARLQEAEEAHANVTALLSHSTLPNLLDNHPPFQIDGNFGGTAGIAELLLQSHEDTIHLLPALPKAWPAGEVRGLRARGGVTVDIAWKDGLIHQAILRPDRKGTYRVRCDHPVALSLDGAACESEKSDKNRNLLSFAGEAGMTIVIHA; encoded by the coding sequence ATGCCCGAGAACAACCGAGAACACGAGGACACGCTGCTCTATCATTCTCCCGCCAAGCAATGGGAGGAAGCCTTGCCGATCGGCAATGGACGTTTGGGAGCGATGATATTTGGCGATCCGCGCGCGGAACGCGTGCAATTAAACGAGGATTCCTTATGGTACGGGGGTCCTAGGGATCGGCATAATCCGGATGCACTGCCCAATTTGGCGGAAATTCGCAAGCTAATATTCGAAGGGAAGCTTCAGGAGGCCGAGCGCCTGGCATCGTTGGCTCTTACGGCCATTCCCGAGTCTCAGCGTCATTATGTACCGCTTGGCGATTTGTTTCTCCGGTTCGAGCATGCGGCGGAGATTCGGAACTACGAGAGACGGCTTGACCTATCGGAGGCTATCGTTCATGTTTCCTATACGGCGGGAGAAACGAAGTTTGCCCGCGAAATTTTCGCAAGCTACCCGGACAGAGCGATCGTGCTAAGGCTTACGGCGGATTCTCCCGGCCAAATCTCGTTTACGGCCCGAATGGGACGCGAGAGGTTCCGTTACGTGGACGAGATTCGCGCAGAGGAAGGTAGGATCGTGATGTGCGGCAATAGCGGCGGAGGCGTCCGGTATTGCGGCGTCCTTGCATGCGTGCCCGAGGGGGGAAGCATGCGCACGATTGGCGAACACCTCGTCGTCTCGAATGCCGACGCCGTTCTGCTGGTCGTGACCGCGTCGACGGATTTCCGCGAAGCCGACCCCGAAGCTGCTGCGCTCGGCGACGCCGGACGCGTTGCCGCAGCCGCCTATTCGGAATTGAAGGCTTCGCATATCTCGGATTACCGCAGCCTATACGATCGAACAAGGCTATGGATCGGAGCCGAGTCAGGCTTGAAGCCCGAGATCTCGGAAACCTCGGAACGTCTCGTTAACGTTAAGGCCGGCCGCGAAGATCCCGGGCTTACCGCCTTGTATTTTCACTATGGCCGTTACCTTCTGATCGCCTCGAGCCGGCCCGGATCGCTGCCCGCGAATTTGCAAGGGATATGGAATAAGGATATGCTTCCCGCCTGGGACAGCAAGTTCACCATCAATATCAATACGCAGATGAACTATTGGCCGGCAGAGAGCTGCTATTTGCCGGAATGCCACCTGCCTCTCTTCGAGCTGATCGAACGCATGATTCCGAACGGCAGGCATACCGCCCGGTCCATGTATGGCTGCCGCGGGAGCGCGGCCCATCACAACACGGACATTTGGGCAGACACGGCCCCGCAGGATTTGTGGCCGTCGTCGACGTATTGGCCGCTTGGTCTCGCCTGGCTGTCGCTTCATCTTTGGGAGCATTATCGATACGGGGGAGACACGGCGTTCCTCGAGCGGGTTTACCCAATGATGAAGGAGGCTGCGGTCTTCCTGCTGGATTATCTGGTCGAGCTTCCAAGCGGCGAATGGGTCACCAGCCCGTCCGTCTCTCCGGAGAATACGTACCGGCTGCCGAATGGAGAGACGGGCGTACTGTGCTACGGGCCGTCCATGGACAGCCAAATCGCGCGCGAGCTGTTCCAGGCTTGCGCAGCCGCGGGAGAACGGATCGGGTCGAATGACGAGCTTCTGGGCGAGCTGCGTCAGGCGATCGACAAGCTTCCCCCGCCCCGCATCGGGCGTTACGGACAACTGCTGGAATGGTACGAAGATTACGAGGAGGTAGAGCCTGGGCACCGACACATCTCTCATCTGTTCGCCTTGCACCCTGGAACCCAGATTACTCCTGATAAAACGCCGGAACTAAGCGCTGCCGCTCGCCGAACGCTGGAGCGCCGCCTGGCGAACGGGGGAGGGCATACCGGCTGGAGCCGGGCCTGGATCATCAATTTCTGGGCGAGACTGCAGGAAGCGGAAGAGGCGCATGCTAACGTAACCGCGCTGTTGTCCCACTCCACGCTGCCTAATCTATTAGACAATCATCCGCCGTTTCAGATCGACGGCAACTTCGGCGGCACGGCAGGCATTGCGGAATTGCTTCTGCAGAGCCATGAGGACACTATTCATCTGCTGCCTGCCCTTCCGAAAGCTTGGCCGGCCGGCGAAGTCCGCGGGCTCCGGGCGCGCGGCGGCGTTACGGTGGATATCGCATGGAAAGACGGGCTAATTCATCAGGCGATTTTGAGGCCGGATCGTAAAGGGACGTACCGCGTACGCTGCGATCACCCCGTAGCATTATCGTTGGATGGGGCGGCCTGCGAATCGGAGAAGTCGGATAAGAATAGGAATCTTCTATCGTTTGCCGGGGAGGCAGGCATGACTATCGTAATCCACGCATGA
- a CDS encoding beta-L-arabinofuranosidase domain-containing protein, protein MFISFQLDEVRLTDDVFASRREHAKTYIREFDLERLMHTFKINAGISSTAEPLGGWEAPDCGLRGHFVGHYLSACAKFAYGDHDGTLKTMADEIVDVMQACAQPSGYLSAFEEEKLDVLELEENRDVWAPYYTLHKIMQGLIDCYVYLQNTQALELAVNLAHYIRRRFEYLSHWKIDGILRCTKLNPVNEFGGLGDSLYTLYELTGDAALLGLAHLFDRDYWLWPLAEGRDVLEDLHANTHLPMILACMHRYKIREEDSYKKSALHFYDFLMGRTFANGNNSSKATAFIQGGVSEKAEHWGGYGELADALTGGESESCCAHNTEKIVERLLEWSPEIGYLDHLESLKYNAILNSASAKTGLSQYHQPLGTNAVKKFSEPYHSFWCCTGSGIEAMSELQKNIWFRNGNAILLNAFVSSKAAWKERGIVIHQRTSFPDSLISALHFETDEPVELRMMFKEKAIKNIRFNDEGIHLQKEEGYIVVERLFRNGDRMDIEIEASLRLIPLPGSEAESALLYGNVLLARVGDEQPLTGISDRNIAERLAGSIKDGKLEVTVEDDRGNQARFIPLFRVEEETYSVYFDWSGLAASERSFSFAADGRAAYGGS, encoded by the coding sequence ATGTTCATCTCGTTTCAACTGGACGAAGTCAGGTTAACCGACGATGTTTTTGCTTCCAGGAGAGAACATGCAAAAACATATATTCGAGAGTTTGATCTTGAGCGTCTTATGCACACGTTCAAGATTAATGCGGGAATATCATCCACAGCGGAACCGCTCGGCGGCTGGGAGGCACCGGATTGCGGCTTAAGAGGACACTTCGTCGGACATTATCTGTCCGCGTGCGCTAAATTCGCTTATGGCGATCATGATGGAACGTTGAAGACAATGGCGGATGAAATTGTCGACGTCATGCAGGCGTGCGCACAGCCCAGCGGCTATTTAAGCGCCTTCGAAGAGGAGAAGCTTGACGTGCTGGAGCTCGAAGAGAACCGTGACGTGTGGGCTCCCTATTATACCCTGCACAAAATCATGCAGGGCTTGATCGATTGCTATGTATACTTGCAAAATACGCAAGCACTGGAGCTTGCGGTCAATCTCGCGCATTATATCCGAAGAAGATTCGAATATCTCTCCCATTGGAAAATCGATGGCATTCTTCGCTGCACGAAACTAAATCCCGTAAACGAGTTTGGCGGTTTGGGAGACTCCCTTTATACGTTATACGAGTTGACCGGGGATGCCGCCCTCCTCGGATTGGCCCATCTTTTTGACAGGGATTACTGGCTCTGGCCGCTTGCGGAAGGCCGGGATGTATTGGAGGACCTGCATGCCAACACTCACCTTCCGATGATCCTTGCATGCATGCACCGTTACAAGATAAGAGAAGAAGATTCCTATAAGAAATCGGCGCTCCATTTCTACGATTTCTTGATGGGGAGAACCTTCGCGAACGGAAACAACAGCTCCAAGGCGACAGCCTTTATCCAGGGCGGAGTATCGGAGAAAGCGGAGCATTGGGGCGGTTATGGTGAATTGGCGGATGCGCTGACCGGCGGAGAAAGCGAAAGCTGCTGCGCGCATAATACGGAAAAAATAGTGGAGCGCTTGCTGGAATGGTCGCCGGAGATCGGGTATTTGGATCATCTGGAATCTTTGAAGTATAACGCGATCCTGAATAGCGCCAGCGCCAAAACCGGTCTTTCCCAATACCATCAGCCGCTCGGAACAAATGCGGTGAAAAAATTCAGCGAACCGTATCATTCCTTCTGGTGCTGCACAGGATCAGGGATCGAAGCAATGAGCGAACTGCAAAAAAACATCTGGTTCAGGAACGGAAACGCCATTCTTCTTAATGCTTTTGTTTCCTCGAAGGCAGCATGGAAGGAGCGCGGAATCGTTATCCATCAGCGGACGAGTTTTCCCGACAGTCTGATTTCCGCGCTGCATTTTGAAACGGATGAGCCGGTGGAGCTTCGGATGATGTTCAAGGAAAAAGCTATCAAGAACATAAGATTCAATGACGAAGGTATCCATCTTCAAAAGGAAGAAGGGTATATCGTAGTCGAGCGCCTATTTCGGAATGGGGATCGAATGGATATTGAAATCGAAGCTTCCTTGAGGCTGATTCCGCTTCCGGGATCGGAAGCGGAATCAGCTCTCCTATACGGCAATGTGCTCCTCGCCAGGGTCGGTGACGAACAGCCATTGACAGGGATATCCGATAGGAATATCGCTGAGAGGCTGGCCGGCAGCATAAAGGATGGTAAGCTGGAGGTTACCGTTGAAGACGACAGGGGGAATCAAGCCAGATTCATTCCGTTATTTAGAGTCGAGGAGGAAACGTATTCCGTGTATTTCGACTGGTCGGGGTTAGCGGCTTCGGAACGAAGCTTTTCCTTTGCGGCGGACGGAAGAGCGGCTTATGGAGGAAGTTAA
- a CDS encoding histidine kinase encodes MRKIVLGYVIMIFIPVIAFGYHYYTQIYGNLTQQFVESRQKILEQAYANMKTDFARIQSVHRVLQYNPYLTDYLDGVYDSDADSVYALTRYILPLYSQSMFANPEIESIVIYKMKDRVLPITNLFRDRSMLDPQTEATVSSLKAGQGIWLRADPNVSEPDLIYYQYIYNTQITERIGLLEIRVSNSLIRNFYAAAGVEGNWKAALMSGQGNLLTNEAAGLDHKTLSLLHEQGRDFFIDRTTIVNQLKLEPLDVRVIITAQVGEVFRSVKQKEIVLVTIIVLLLLTLSIAYYLLASTITKRILRLARHMRTLNDDNLRVLTIQSGKFEKDEIGFLIGAYNSMVRRMDELINNVHRAELRNKEAAYQVLQAQIKPHFLYNTLETIRMVAEANNDKEVADISFWFGKLMRYSLTSAQQETVLAKEIEMVDFYMSIHKMRLQSRLTYEIKVDLDAGRLACPRFLLQPLIENSIVHGASAVLRPVHIRLHASETEEEVTIDVNDNGNGIAPDRLLELRDRLSRHDEFKKEDEPVGVGLKNVNERVKGYFGAESRLEIISDPGKGTSLRIVIVKRTVVDVEDTDRRRRAFDSERVS; translated from the coding sequence ATGCGCAAGATCGTGCTTGGATACGTCATTATGATCTTTATCCCGGTTATCGCTTTCGGTTATCACTATTACACGCAGATCTATGGAAACTTGACCCAACAATTCGTAGAGAGCAGGCAGAAGATCCTGGAGCAGGCTTACGCCAATATGAAAACGGACTTCGCTAGAATTCAATCGGTACACCGGGTACTGCAATACAATCCTTACCTAACCGATTATCTGGACGGCGTATACGATTCCGACGCGGACAGCGTGTACGCGCTGACCCGATATATTCTCCCTCTGTACAGCCAATCGATGTTCGCCAATCCGGAGATCGAATCTATCGTGATCTATAAAATGAAGGATCGGGTGCTGCCCATAACCAATTTGTTTCGGGACAGGTCCATGCTGGATCCGCAGACAGAGGCTACCGTCTCGTCGCTGAAAGCGGGGCAGGGAATATGGCTGCGGGCCGATCCGAACGTGTCGGAACCCGATTTGATTTATTACCAGTACATCTACAATACGCAAATTACGGAACGGATTGGCCTCCTCGAAATTCGGGTTAGCAACAGCTTAATCCGCAACTTCTATGCCGCCGCTGGCGTGGAGGGGAATTGGAAAGCCGCCCTGATGTCCGGGCAAGGCAACTTGCTGACGAACGAAGCGGCTGGATTGGACCATAAGACGCTCAGTCTACTGCATGAGCAGGGGCGGGATTTCTTCATTGACCGAACAACGATCGTCAATCAACTGAAGCTTGAGCCGCTGGACGTTCGCGTTATCATTACGGCTCAGGTTGGAGAGGTATTCCGTTCCGTGAAGCAGAAGGAAATTGTCCTAGTGACGATCATCGTGCTGCTATTATTAACTTTGTCCATCGCCTATTATTTGCTGGCTTCGACGATTACGAAGCGAATACTCCGGTTGGCCAGGCATATGCGCACGCTGAACGACGATAACCTGAGGGTGCTGACGATCCAAAGCGGCAAGTTCGAAAAGGACGAAATCGGTTTCTTGATCGGGGCCTATAATTCTATGGTGAGGCGAATGGACGAACTCATTAACAATGTCCACCGCGCCGAGCTGCGAAACAAGGAAGCGGCTTACCAGGTGCTGCAAGCACAGATTAAGCCCCATTTTCTCTACAATACGCTCGAAACGATCCGAATGGTTGCCGAAGCCAACAACGACAAGGAAGTTGCCGATATTTCGTTCTGGTTCGGAAAACTGATGAGGTACAGCTTGACGTCCGCGCAGCAAGAAACGGTTCTCGCGAAGGAAATCGAAATGGTCGATTTTTACATGAGCATCCACAAGATGAGGCTTCAAAGCCGGCTGACCTACGAGATCAAAGTTGATCTTGACGCCGGGCGGCTGGCCTGTCCGCGTTTTCTCTTGCAGCCTCTTATCGAAAACAGCATCGTGCATGGAGCATCCGCCGTTTTGCGCCCCGTTCATATACGGCTGCATGCATCGGAAACGGAGGAAGAAGTTACGATCGACGTTAACGACAACGGAAACGGGATTGCGCCGGATAGGCTGCTCGAGCTGCGCGACCGGTTGTCCAGGCATGATGAGTTCAAAAAAGAGGATGAACCGGTCGGCGTAGGCTTAAAAAACGTTAACGAAAGAGTCAAGGGTTACTTCGGGGCCGAATCCCGGCTGGAAATCATCAGCGATCCGGGGAAAGGAACCAGCTTGCGCATTGTTATCGTGAAAAGGACGGTGGTGGACGTTGAAGATACTGATCGTAGACGACGAGCCTTTGATTCTGAAAGGGTTAGTTAA
- a CDS encoding response regulator transcription factor: MKILIVDDEPLILKGLVKIVEEVAPAGSDICSAFNAWEALETMKRFMPDVTITDINMPEKNGFELIHDARLEGLCDRFIILTGYDEFEYVRQALRSGVVDYLLKPLDKKEIAGLLSRVKEELPAATDSEYSRHAERILAYLQLNYMNDLSLDHLAEHMSLHPNYISSLFKKETGDTFVNYLNSLRIREAQKLLKTQPQLTVCAISQQVGFDTKHYFAKVFKKYAGTTPGAYRENKEDDEPIQAINGKD, from the coding sequence TTGAAGATACTGATCGTAGACGACGAGCCTTTGATTCTGAAAGGGTTAGTTAAAATCGTAGAAGAGGTCGCGCCGGCCGGCTCAGACATTTGTTCGGCCTTCAACGCCTGGGAAGCATTAGAGACGATGAAGCGCTTTATGCCCGATGTAACGATAACCGATATCAACATGCCGGAGAAGAACGGCTTTGAACTGATTCATGATGCCAGGCTTGAGGGATTATGCGACCGATTTATTATCCTGACCGGCTATGACGAATTCGAATATGTCCGCCAGGCCCTTCGCTCGGGTGTTGTGGATTATTTGCTGAAGCCCTTGGATAAAAAGGAGATCGCGGGGCTGCTGAGCCGCGTCAAGGAGGAGCTTCCGGCCGCAACGGATTCGGAGTACAGCCGGCATGCCGAACGGATCCTGGCCTATTTGCAGCTGAATTACATGAACGATTTGTCCCTCGATCATCTCGCGGAACACATGAGTCTGCATCCGAATTATATCAGCAGCTTGTTCAAGAAGGAGACGGGGGATACCTTCGTCAATTACTTGAATTCGCTGCGAATCCGGGAGGCGCAGAAACTATTGAAAACGCAGCCGCAGCTGACGGTTTGCGCAATCAGCCAGCAGGTCGGCTTCGACACCAAACACTACTTTGCGAAGGTATTCAAGAAGTATGCGGGCACGACTCCCGGCGCCTACCGCGAAAATAAAGAAGACGACGAACCTATTCAAGCAATTAACGGAAAGGATTGA